Below is a window of Bordetella genomosp. 9 DNA.
GGCCGCCTGCGTGGGATCGCCGACAGGCGCCTGGTAGGCGATGGTGCCCGCATTCGACAAGGCCGCGGTTTCCGAGCTGCCCGTGACGTTCCAGACGCTGCTCGAATCGATGCTGACGGCCAGTGGATCGATGCGGCCGGTCAGGGTCGTGCCATTGCGCAGGACCACCGAGCCGCTGCTGCTGGCATCGGCGATCAGGTCGCCGTTCAGCGACACGCCCTGCGCATCGAGGTTGACCACGCTGGCGTTCGTCAGGTTCAGCAAGGTGCCGGTCGATGCCGTGATCACGGTCCCCGGGCGCACGCTGATGTCGGCGCGCGCGCCGGTCACCTCGATCGCATTGCCGGCCTGCGCATTGAACGTGCCGCCATTGAGCACGATGTTCGAGACGTTGCCGGTCGCGGCGGTATCGGTCACGGCGATGGCGGCCGTGCCGCCCTGCACGGTGCTGTTGTTCAGCGTGACCGTGCCGCCCGCATTGGCCAGGACGCCGGGACCGCTTGCGCTGCGCATCACCGTCCCGTTGGCCGTGGCGGCGCCCGCCGGTCCTTCGACCTGCAAGGCCGCGGCGTTCGCGCCGCTGGCCAGGATGGACCCGCCCATCAAGGCGGCGGTCGCGCCGCTGTCCAGCATGATGCCCGAGGCCAGATCGCCGGCCGTGGTCACGGTGGCGTTCGTCAGCTGCAGCGTGCCCGCGCTGCTGATGTGGATGCCCGCTGCCCCGGCGCCCGTGGTGGCGATACTGCCGCCATTGACCACGACGTCGCCGTTGGCGCCGGACGAGCTGATACCGGCCGCGCCCGAGCCGCTGGTCGTGATGCTGGTGTCGGTCAGCGCGATGACGCCGCCGGCGGCCTGGTTGTCCAGCGCGATGCCCGTACCCGAAACCGTGATGCTGCCGGCCGTGCCGACCACGCTGCCGCCGACCGCGCTGGGATCCAGCAGGATGCCGTCGGCCGAACCGCTCGCCAGGATGGCGCCCGTGCCGGAGAAGGCCACCGACGCGCCCGCCCCGGTCAGGTGTACCGCGGCGGTGCCGTCATCGGCGCGTATCACGCCGTTGTTGACCAGGCTGGCATTGGCGCCCTGCACCAGCGCGCCGTCGCCATGCGCGACCTGGATGGTCGCGTTGTTCTGCACGGTGCCCTGCGCGCCGACCACCACGCCGGTGGAAGACCGGCCGGTGAAGGCGATGGTGCTGTTGTTGACCAGCGTGCCCTGGTTGCGCGCGACGAAACCGACGACGCCGTCGGACGACGACTGGATGGCCGCGTTGTTGACCAGCGTGGTGGGCACCGCATCGCCCGCGGCCGCGCCGGTGATGTCGTGGCCCTGGCCATCGACGATGCCGGCCGTCGCGCCCGCGTTCGACAGCATGATGGTCGTCCCGGCGTCGATCGTGCCGGCGGCGCCGCCTTCGTTGACGATGGCGACCGCGCCGCCCGCGCCGCCGGCCGCTCCGCTCACGCGCCAGGTCGAGTTGCCCGTCGACAGCGTGGTGCCCTTCCCGGTAGCGACCACGCCGCGCGCATCCTTGCCGGCGACCGTGATGTCGAACGCGCCCGCCGTGGATCCGCCGGTGAAAGCCGCGCCGTCACCGACGCGGAACAGCGTCGAACGCTCGGTATCCACGGTCATCGTGGTGGCCGACACGTTGATCGCCGACCCGGCGCCGGACGCATAGAAGCCGATCTGGTCGGTGCCGCCGACGAAGCGCGGCACCGCGCCCGCCGCGACGTTGACCGTGCCGCCGTTCTGGGCGAACACGCCGATGGCGCCCACGCCGCCCAGGTTGACCGCGCCGCTCACCGAGGCCACGCCCTGCGCGCCGTCCACCCAGACGCCGAAGTTGCGCGTGCCGCTGGCAGGGTCGGCATTGCCGTTGACGTTGATCGTGCCCGTCGATTCGGCGTTCGCCGCGATGCCCGGATCGGCGTTCACCATGACGCCGATGCCGTTGACGCCATTGACATTGATCGTGCCGGCATTGCGCACGATGGCGTTGGTGCCGGCGGCGCCGTTGTCGTCGGCGAGCATGCCGATGTTCGACAGCGGGACGCCGCCCGCCGCGCCGTTGATGTCGATCGTGCCGTTGTTCTGCAGGAGCGACGTGACCGGCGCAGTGGAAAACATGGCCACCGCGTTCTGCGCCTGCGAACCGATCACGATATGGCCGTCATTGATGGCGGTATCGCCCGTATCCATGATGCGTACGCCATAGGTCGGCCCGGCGATTTCCACATCCGCCACGGCGTCGGTGGTGGCGTACTGCGCGGCGCGGCCGATATACAGCGTGCCGCCGGCCGTGTTGGTGAAGGTGCTGCCGCCGCGGACATTCACACCCACCACGGTCGCCGTGTAGTCGGGATTCACGCCGATATTGATGGAGCCGTTGTTGGTGCCCGCCGCGCCGTTGGCCAGCCCGATGCCCGTGGTGGTATAGCCGTTGAAGCTCATGCCCGACACGTTGACCACGCCGTTGTTCACTACAGTGGTGCCCTGGCCCGAAGCCACGATGCCGGAGCCGGTGTAATAGAACAGGTCGTCGGTCGCGGTGCTGGCCTTGTCGCCGACCAGATACCCCGCGGATACCACGCCGTTGGCGGCGTTGATGAAGTGCGAACCGCTTTCGACTCGGGCCACCTGCTGGATGACATTGCCCGACAGGATGCCGTGGTTGGTGATCGTGGCGCCGTTGGTAGCCTTGACCGCGCCCGAGGCGCGCTCCATGTCCAGCTGCGCGCCGGCGGCGATGGTCGCGCTGCCGCGCGCGCCGTTGGCCAGGATGGCGTAGCGGTCGCCGTTGGGCACACGGGTCAGGTCGCCATCGGACGTGTTGGTCGTGTAGGTGACCGGCGTATCGACGGTGTTGAAGGCCTGTGCGAAAGCCGTGTCGTAGGCGTACTGCGAGGTGATGACGCCGTTTTTCAGCGCGTCGACCAGCACGTTGTTGTACGCCGCCAGTTCCGCGGCGTTGGTGACGGAATAGGTGGCGCCATTGAAATTCACCGTGCCGGCATAGGTGGTCACGGGCACGTACACCGTCAGGCGGCCGTTGGCGTCCGGCGTGGGCAGGCCCGGATCGATGCCCATGTCGATGGCATTGCGCGATTGCCAGACGACGCGGCTGTTGGCGTTGCCGCTGCCGTCGGCCGACGTCAGGTAGGTCTGCTTGGACACCATCAGGATGGCGTTGGACGATGGCGAGCCCGTCGGCGTGGCGCCCAGGTTCACGTTCAGGGTACCGCCGCTGTTTTCGACCCGGCCCAGCGAGGCCTTGTAGTACATGTCGCCGTTGACGTCCTCGAACTGGTTGACCGGCGTGGCCAGGTTCGACTGGTCGGCCAGGGACGCCGAGTCGAAGGTCCGGAACACGACGTTGGCGCCGGTGGCGGGATTGCGCGCGCTGATGGCGACGTTCTGCGGCCCGGTGACCAGCGCGCTGGAATCGAAGGTGCCGGAGACCACGTTGACCGTATTGGCGGGCACCGTGGTGTTGCCGTTGTAGCCGGTGCCGACCACCGACGTGCCGCGCAACGTGACGGTCTGGCCGTGATTGACCACGGCTTCGCCGACGCCCTCGTTGCTGACCGGGGGGTTGTAGTCGGCGATGGTGCAATGGCCGCCGACCGGCCCGGATTGATCCGCCGTGCCGGTCTTGCAGCTGGACGCCGCCGACAGGCCGGGCGTGAGCATGCCTGCCGCCAGCAGCGACAGGAAGGGAATGACGGCGCGCGCCGTCAATGCGCGGGTCGCGCGGCTGGAAGACGTCGACGCCGATTTGGCGTGTCCACGGGCGACTTCCGACGTGACGATGAATTGCTGCCTGGCCGAGTTCCAGACCGTCTTATGGAACAGATTCATTTTTACGGGCCTACCATGTCTCGTATGGTTGAGGACCTCCGCTTGGCGTAGTACGGCACAAGCGGAAGCGTTGGCCCATGATTCGGTCGAATCGTCTCGTAACCAATTGACGATTCGGTCTACGGCGTACAGGCGTCATGAAGGTGGCTGACCGAAGGCCGCCACGCCGTGGGTGTAGGGATGGATGAATGCCGCGGGGGGCGCCCCCTATGGCAACGCCGCCGCCACATGGCCGATTAAGCGGGTGGTCAAGGCAAACGGACTAGGACAAAGGCCATGCGGCCTACGTCCGTCCTAGTCAAACCGGTGGGAGGTCCTGCGATCGGCTTTGCGTCGCGCCCACGCCACGGCATGCCGCCCAGGCGGCCTTTGCCGCTACACCGCCGCCATCGCCGGCGATTCCTCGGCCGGGACGGACGATGCCAGCCGCGATGCGCGGCGGTCTTCCAGGATCATCCGCGCGCCCTTCTCGGCGATCATGACGGTGGGCGAATTGGTATTGCCCGACGTGATCGTGGGCATGATGGACGCGTCGATGACCCGCAATCCGTCGATGCCGTGCACGCGCAGCCGCGCATCCACGACGGCATGCCGGTCCACGCCCATCCGGCAGGTGCCGACGGGGTGGAAGATCGTGGTGCCGATATCGCCGGCGGCGCGCGCCAGGTCCTCGTCGCTTTCCAGGTGCGGGCCGGGGCGGTATTCCTCGGGCTGGTAATCGGCCAGCGCGGGTTGCGCCACGATGCGGCGCGTCAGCCTTACGCTCTGCACCGCCACGCGACGGTCCTCGTCGGTGGACAGGTAGTTGCACAGGATCTGGGGATGATCCGCCGCGTCAGGCGTGGCGATGCGCACGTGGCCGCGGCTGGTGGGCCGCAGATTGCACACCGACGCGGTGAAGGCCGGAAAGGCATGCAGCGGCTCGCCGAATTTTTCCAGCGACAGCGGCTGCACGTGGTATTGCACGTTGGCGCGCGCATGCTCGGGCCCGGACCGCGCGAAGGCGCCCAGCTGCGACGGCGCCATGGTCAGCGGGCCCCGCTTCATGAACAGGTACTGCAGCCCCATCATGCCCTTGCCCCACAGGGTGCCGGCGATGGCGTTCAGCGTCTTCGCGCCGGTGACCTTGTAGATCAGGCGCAGTTGCAGGTGGTCCTGCAGATTGCCGCCCACGCCGGGCAGATCGTGCAGCACCGGCACGCCGTGCGATTGCAGCCACGCGCCGGGCCCGATGCCGGACACCTGCAGCAGCTGCGCCGAGCCGATGGCGCCGGCGGACAGGATGACCTCCCCGCGCGCGCGTGCCAGCTGTTCGCCGCCCGTGGCGCCGCGAAAGCGCACACCGGCCGCGCGGCGGCCGTCGAACGCCAGGCGCGTGACGCGCGCGCCGGTGACGATGCGCAGGTTGCGCCGCTTGAGTATCGGCTTCAGGAACGCGCTGGAGGCATTCCAGCGCACGCCGCGCCGCTGGTTGACGTCGAAGTAATCGCAGCCTTCGTTATCGCCGCGGTTGAAGTCGTCGATGGACGGAATGCCCGCCTGCGCGGCGGCCTGGCGGAAAGCGTCGAGCAGGCCCCAGGACAGGCGCTGGCGTTCCACCCGCCATTCGCCGCCCTTGCCGTGATAGGGCCCGTCATCGCCGTGATAGTCCTCGGTCTGCTTGAACACCGGCAACACGTCTTCCCAGCTCCAGCCGGGATTGCCGGCCGCGGCCCAGCCGTCGTAGTCCTGGCGCTGGCCGCGCATGTAGATCATCCCGTTGATGGACGAACTGCCGCCCAGCACACGCCCGCGCGGATAGCCCAGGTCGCGGCCGTTCAGGCCTGGGTCCGGCTGGGTGCGGTAGCACCAGTCGGTGCGCGGATTGCCGATGCAGTACAGATAGCCCACGGGTATGTGGATCCAGTGCCAGTTGTCCGGGCCGCCGGCCTCCAGCAGCAGGACCCGTACATCCGGATCGGCGGACAGGCGGTTGGCCAGCAGGCAGCCGGCCGAGCCGGCGCCCACGATGATGTAGTCGAAGTCCAGGCCGTCGGCGCCGCCCGTGCGTGCCGTATCGCCGATGCGCGCGGTCGCCCGAGCCGACACTCCTTCGCCTGTCGCCATCGCCATGGCTGTCTCCATATTGCTTATCGGCCATGGCCCCCGCGCGTCGCGCGAGGACCAGGACGCTTGTTTTTCGCCGCCCCGCCGTCATGCCGGCAAACGGGGCGGTCCACTGGCGTTTTAGATCACTTGCCTGCCGAGGGCAAGGCCGCGACGGCGGCCGCGAGCGCCGCGCGCAGTTCGGCGCCCGGCGCCGTCATGGGCGCGCGCGGCGTGTCCTCGCATCCATGCAGGGACGCCAGCACCGCCTTCAGCGGTCCGGGGTTGGGGTGCGCGTACAGCAGCCGGATCAGCGGCGCCAGCGCATGGAAGATGGCGCGCGCGTCCGCCCAGCGGCCCGCGTCGGCGGCATCGAACATCGCCACGTACAGATCCGGCCTGACGTGCGCCGTCGCGATGATGGCGCCGGCTCCGCCCAACGCCAGGGTGGTCAGTGCCTGCAGGTCTTCGCCCGCCATGACGGCCAGGCGGCCATCGGCGATCAGGGCGATGGTCTTGTCCAGCGATCCGCCGCAGTCCTTGATGGCGACGATATTGGGATGCGCGGCCAGCGCCAGCAGCGTGGCGGTTTCCAGCGTCGCCCCGGTCCGGTAGGGAATGTCGTACAGCACCAGGGGCGCGCGCGCGGCGTCGGCCAGCGCTTCGAACCATGTACGCAACCCGTCCTGCGCCGGCCTGACGTAGGCGGGCGCGGACGCCAGGACGCCCGCCAGCGGCCGCGCGGAGAATTCGCGGATGCGGTCGACGGCGTGGTTCAGATGGTTGCCGGACAGGCCCATCGCCACGGGCAGGCCGGCGGCTTCGTCCAGGATGGTGTCGAGCACCAGCAGCTGTTCGCGCGCGTCCAGCGCGGCGGCCTCGCCGGTGCTGCCGCAGGCCACCAGGCCGTGCACGCCGGCGGCGCGGTAATGACGCACCAGGCGGCGCAGCGCGGCCTGGTCGACTTCACCGTGCTTGAAAGGCGTGACCAGCGGGATCCAGATGCCGCGGAAAGTTGTGGAAGGTTCGTGGGCAGGGCTGGGGGTTTCCATATCGACTCCAATGAACGACCGTGGGCGGTCCGCTGGAAGCGCGCCGGATACGTATGGATCGGTATGGAGTGAAGTAGGCCTCCGCCCTGCCGCTGTTCCGTCGCTCTTCTGACGGAACAGCTGCTCCGGTCAGGTGAGCGGCTGTTTTTTGACGCCGGGCCGTCCCAAGTCAAAAAGCCCCCTCGGGGGGCAGCAAGCCGGTTTCACCGGCGCGGCGTGGGGGCATTTCCCGGCTTTGGCGATGTGCGCGCGGGCTTGCGCCATGCCAGGAGCATGGGCAGTAGTGTGCGGGATAGGGAAGGCGCGCGTAGCCATGAGCGGGATCATACCCTGCCTTATGCCCGCAGGCTGTCCAGGAATACCTGGCACAGCGCCTCCATGCCGACGCGATCCTCGTCGTCGAAACGACCAGGCACCGGGCTGTCGACGTCCCACACGCCGATCAGCTGGCCATCCCGCACCAGCGGCACGACGATTTCCGATCGGGATGCCGCGTCGCAGGCGATGTGGCCGGGAAAGGCATGCACGTCCGGCACGACCTGGGTGCGCCGCTGGCTCGCGGCCGCGCCGCAGACGCCGCGGTCCAGCGCGATCCGCACGCAGGCGGGCTTGCCCTGGAATGGCCCGACCACCAGTTCCTTGCCGTCGTAGAAATAGAAGCCCGCCCAGTTCAGCTCCGACAGCGACTGGTAGACCAGCGCGGAGAAATTGGCGGCGTTGGCGATACGGTCGTACTCGCCGGCCAACAGCCCGCGCGCCTGGTCGACCAGTTCGGCATAGTGTTCGGACTTGCTGGCGGCGGTGGATGGCGCGGCGGTAAACATGGCGTTGGCTCCGGGATCGCCCCCCGCGTCGCCCCTTGAAAACGGGGACACTGCCGGGACGTGCGCATTTGGGCACAATCCACGGACGCGGGCCGGGCATCCTCGCAAAAAGTGGGAGAATACCGCTTTGCCGTCCCTCTTACCCGCCGCCTGATCCCCCGTCCTGGTTTTGCGCCCGGATGCCGTTCCGGCCCGGGCCCGGCTCGGCCTTCGCGCGGCCCATCCGTCGGCCGCTTTCCACCCGTTCTTTGATGCCACCTTCCATGGACAAGCCTTTCGAACCCGAATGCACCTTTTCTGAACGCGCCCTGCAGCTGACCAGTTCGGCCATCCGCGAGATCCTCAAAGTCACCGAGCGGCCGGACGTCATCTCTTTCGCGGGCGGCCTGCCGGCCCCCAGCGGCTTCCCGGTGGAAGTCGTACGCGAAGCGTTCGACAAGGTACTGGTTTCGAATGGCCGCTCCGCGCTGCAGTACGGCCCGACCGAAGGCTACAGCCCCTTGCGGGCCTGGGTCGCCGACGACCTGAACCGCAACGGCGCGCACGTCACGCCCGAGCAGATCCTGATCGTCTCCGGCTCGCAGCAGGCGCTGGACCTGCTGGGCAAGGTGCTGATCGACAAGGACAGCAAGGTCATGGTGGAAACGCCCAGCTACCTGGGCGCGCTGCAATCCTTCAGCCTGTACCAGCCGCGCTACGAATCCGTGGCTTCGGACGAAGGCGGCCTGATTCCCGAAGCGCTGACGCCGGCGACCGCCCGCGGCGCGCGTTTCCTGTACGCCTTGCCGAACTTCCAGAACCCCACCGGCCGCACGCTGACGCGCCATCGCCGCGAAGCCCTGGTGCAGCAGGCCGCCCGCCTGAACCTGCCGGTGGTGGAAGACGATCCCTACGGCGAACTGCGCTACGCCGGCGAACATCAGCCCAGCCTGCTGTCGCTGGGCGGCGAAGCCGGCGCCCATGTCATCCGCATGGGCTCGTTTTCCAAGGTGCTGGCGCCCGGCCTGCGCCTGGGCTACATCGCGGCGTCGCGCGCGCTGATCGACAAGATGGTGCAGGCCAAGCAGGCCACCGACCTGCACACGTCCACGCTGACGCAGATGGCGGTGTACGAAATCGTCAAGGACGGCTTCCTGGCCAAGCACCTGCCCACCGTGCGCGAACTCTATCGCCAGCAGTGCGGCTACATGCTGGACGCCCTGCAGCAGGAATTCCCCGCCGCGGCGACCTGGACCCGTCCGGAAGGCGGCATGTTCATCTGGGTCACGCTGCCCGAAGGCATCGACACGGCGCAATTGCTGCAACAGGCCATCGCCGAAAAAGTCGCCTTCGTGCCCGGCCAGCCCTTCTATGCCAACACGCCGTCGCCGCGCAATACGCTGCGGCTCAGCTTCGTCACCGTGCCGGAAGAGAAAATCCGCAGCGGCATGGCCACGCTGGGCCGCCTGATCAAGGCGCAATTGGGCTGAGGCCGGCGGCATGTCCACGCAGCAAGCGCGGCGCGGCCCCGACGGCGCCATCGACCTGAACGACATCGAGTTCGACGACTGGGTGGCCCGTTGGCTGCCCCGCTCGTGGGGGCCGTACGCGCGGCTGTGCCGCCTGGACCGGCCCATCGGCACCTGGCTGACCCTGCTGCCCGCGCTCGCCGCGCTGGCCCAGGCGGCGGGCGGCTGGCCCGAACCCTGGCGCGTCGTGGTCTTTTCGCTGGGCGCGCTGCTGATGCGCGGCATCGGCTGCACCATCAACGACATTTTCGATCGCGACATCGACAAGCACGTCGAACGCACGCGCTACCGGCCGCTGACCAGCGGCCAGCTGACGCTGCGGCAGGCCCTCTGGTTCCTGTTCGCGCAGCTGGCCGTGTGCGCGTCGCTGTTGCTGGCCATCAATCCCATGAGCCGCTGGCTGGCGGTCGCGCTGCTGCCCATCGTGGTCATCTATCCCCTGTGCAAGCGCATCACCTACTGGCCGCAGGCGGTGCTGGGCGTGTGCTTCAACTGGGGCATGCTGATGGCCTGGTCGGACACGCGCAACGAAGTCCCCCTGGGCGCGATCGCGGTGTATATCGGCACCATCCTGTGGCAGATCGGCTACGACACCATCTATGCGTACATCGACGTGCGCGACGACCGGCGGCTCGGCCTGCATTCCACCGCGTTGCGCTTCGGCGCGGCGGGCAAGGCCTGGATCGGCGGCTTCTACGCCGCCACGCTGGCGCTGTGGGCCTGGGGGGGTTATGCCATCGGCATGGGCTGGCCCTATGCGGTCGGCATGGTGCTGATCGGCATCCACCTGGCCTGGCAGCTGCGCAGGCTCGACCTGGACCGGCCCGAACTCGGCCTGGGATTGTTCCGCGCCAATCTGTGGGTAGGCGTGATGCTGGTGGCCGCCTCCGTGTTCGGCGGCCTGGCGGGCTGAACGCCTACTGGATCCGCCGTATCGTCGGCGGCTGCCACAAGCCCTCGATGGCGTCCTGCCCCGGCTGGTACAGGCGCATGACCAGCGTGAAACGGCCGCTCTGCGGCGCGGGCAGCCAGTTGCGGACCTGCTCGCCGGTCGGCTGCGCGTACTGCACATAGGCCGTCAGGACACCGCCCTGCCCGGGCGTCAACGGATGGCGGGTGCCCATCGCATACACGTTCACCTGATTGTCGTACAGCTCGCGGCGGTCGTTGTACAGCGTCATCGACCACAGCACGTCGGCCGGCGGCAACTGGCCACGGTCGAAGCGCACTTCGTACCGGAAACTGCCGTCCAGCGGACGCCCGTCCGAATCCGCGTGCGCGCGCAGCACGATCTCGTCCTCCGGCAAGGCCACCGCGCCCTGCGCACGCGCGGCCCGCGCGCGCAGGGCGTAATCCGTCCCGTAGCTGCCCAGGCGCCGGTCAGGCATGCGCCACGCGTCGCCGCCGCGCGGGCGCGGTTGGACGGGCGAACGCACGCTGGCCTGTCCGCGCTGCACGCCGGCCTCCACCGCCGCCTGCAGATTGGCAGGCAGGCTGGCCCAGTCGAAACGCTGCCCCGGAACCAGGCCCAGCCGCGCCATGCGCTGCAACATGGGCCCGTCGCCCGCGTGCGGCGGATAGCGCGAGACCAGTTCGGCAAAGGCCGCGAAGTAGGCCTGCGGCTTCATCTCCGCGACCTGGTCGACCGGCGCGCGCCGCGACAGCGCCACGTCGAATTGGCCGTCCGGCGGTACGGTCTTCTTGCCCCAGCGCGACAAGGGTGTCGCGTCCAGCGCCATCTGGAAACCCTGTGCGCCCCCCAGGTCGCGCACGCCGCCATAGGCGATGCGCACGCGCAGCAGGCCTGCCGCCGTGGGCGCGCGGATGATTTCGGCCGGCTTGGGCAGCTTGCCATGCCAATCGGGCGCGACGATGGCGTACACGCGCGCGCCGTCCTGCACGGTGCGGCTGCCCGGGGCGGCGAAGGCATCGGCCCACATGTCCGTCAGCGTGATGGCGTAGTAGCGCCCGCGCGCATCGGGCACGTCGATCAGCAGCGGTTCCCGCGACACGTCGAACCACAGCTGCGACCACAGCGTGTCCAGGTCGGGGTAAGGCAGCCCGTGCAGCAGCGGCTCCGCGGCGCGGCTCATATGCGCGAATCGGTTGACCGGCGCGCCGGCGCCCAGGGACGTGTCGGGCGCCTGCACATTCGTCTGCACGCGTCGCGCGACGTCCATCAGGACCATGGGATAGGCATAGACATAGGCGTCGGCCGCGATCTCGCGCGCCTGGTTGGCATCCATCGGCGGCGCCGCCATGGCCGGCGTGATCTCCAACCCCGTCACCAACCCCAGCGCCGCCCCCAGCGCCAGCTGGCCCATGCAGCCAGGAATCGCGGCGCCCGCGATGCGGCCGACCCCCGCCTGAAGAAGACGCTGGAAGAACTTCCGTAGCGACATACCTGCTCCGATACCGACCCGCATGGGCACACGGCAGGTCCCGCCCACGCCCGAGCCCGCCTGCGCCATCCTAGTCCGTCCGGCCATCCTTTCGAATCGGCGAAAGGCGCGAATAACGCCTTAGTCCACGGTGCGTTCGCGCGGGCGGCCGGCGGCCTGCATTCCGCCGCCGCAGCCGATAGAATGCGCCCTATAGGTGCATGCCGCGGGGCAATGCGCCGCCACGTTCATCCACTCTCAGGCACGCCCATGTATCCCACCGTCACCGACGGCGAGCAAGCGCCGCGCAAGCCCATCACCCTCGCCACCCTGTCCGCCATGCACCAGCGCGGCGAAAAAATCGCCATGCTGACCTGCTATGACGCCAGCTTCGCGGCGCTGCTGGACCGCAGCGGCGTGGACATCCTGCTGATCGGCGATTCGCTGGGCAACGTGGTGCAGGGACAATCGTCGACCCTGCCCGTGACGTTGGAGCAGATGATCTACCACACCGAATGCGTCGTGCGCGGCAACAAGACGGCGTGGGTGCTGGCGGACATGCCCTGGGGCAGCTATCACGAATCGGCCGCGCAGGCCTACGCCAGCGCGGCCCGCCTGATGGCGGCCGGCGCGCAGATGGTCAAGGTCGAAGGCATGGACGGCCGTACGCCGTGGATGTCGGATATCGTGGCCTGCCTGACCGAACGCGGCATACCGGTGTGCGCGCACATGGGCCTGACGCCGCAGTTCGTGCACGCGCTGGGCGGCTACCGGGTGCAGGGCAAGGACGAGGCAGGCGCGGCCTACCTGAAGCAGCAGGCGCGCGTCATGCGCGACGCGGGCGCCAGCATGCTGCTGTACGAGATGGTGCCTGCCGCGCTCGCCGCCGAGATCACCGCGGACGTGAACATCCCGACGATAGGCATAGGCGCGGGTCCCGGATGTACCGGGCAGGTGCTGGTGCTGCACGACATGCTGAACGTCTTCCCGGGCCGCAAGGCGCGCTTCGTGCGCAACTTCATGGAAGGCGCGGGCAGCATCCAGGAAGCCGTCCAGGCCTACGTGCGCGCCGTCAAGGACGGCAGCTTCCCGGCGCAGGAACACTCGTACTGACGGTCACACCGTGTAGTTGAGCGCCAGCCGCCCGCCATCGATGTAAAGCGTCTCGCCCGTGATGTAGCTGGACGCGTTGCTCAGCAGATAGGCCACGGCGTCGGCGACTTCCGCCGGTTCGCCCAGGCGGCGCATCGGCGTGCGGCTCATCAGCCGCGCCCGCGTGGCTTCGTCGGCCAGCACGGCCTTGCTCGCCAGCTCGGTGGCGATGGTACCCGGGCCGACCGCATTGACCCGTATGCCGTGGTCGACCAGCGCCAGCGCCATGACGCGCGTCAGCTGCGCCAGCCCGCCCTTGCTGGCGTTATAGGAAGCGATGGTCGGGATCGCCATGACGGCGTTGACCGAGCTCATGTGGACGATGGCGCCGCCGCCCTGCTCCACCATCAGGCGCGCCACGGCCTGGCCGACCAGGAAGGCGCCTTTCAGGTTCACGTCCAGCACGGCGTCCCAATCGTCTTCCGTGATGTCCAGGAAGCTGCACGGGCGCACGATGCCGGCGTTGCTGACCAGTTGATCGATGCGGCCGT
It encodes the following:
- the dapA gene encoding 4-hydroxy-tetrahydrodipicolinate synthase, with amino-acid sequence METPSPAHEPSTTFRGIWIPLVTPFKHGEVDQAALRRLVRHYRAAGVHGLVACGSTGEAAALDAREQLLVLDTILDEAAGLPVAMGLSGNHLNHAVDRIREFSARPLAGVLASAPAYVRPAQDGLRTWFEALADAARAPLVLYDIPYRTGATLETATLLALAAHPNIVAIKDCGGSLDKTIALIADGRLAVMAGEDLQALTTLALGGAGAIIATAHVRPDLYVAMFDAADAGRWADARAIFHALAPLIRLLYAHPNPGPLKAVLASLHGCEDTPRAPMTAPGAELRAALAAAVAALPSAGK
- a CDS encoding GAF domain-containing protein → MFTAAPSTAASKSEHYAELVDQARGLLAGEYDRIANAANFSALVYQSLSELNWAGFYFYDGKELVVGPFQGKPACVRIALDRGVCGAAASQRRTQVVPDVHAFPGHIACDAASRSEIVVPLVRDGQLIGVWDVDSPVPGRFDDEDRVGMEALCQVFLDSLRA
- a CDS encoding aminotransferase-like domain-containing protein, giving the protein MDKPFEPECTFSERALQLTSSAIREILKVTERPDVISFAGGLPAPSGFPVEVVREAFDKVLVSNGRSALQYGPTEGYSPLRAWVADDLNRNGAHVTPEQILIVSGSQQALDLLGKVLIDKDSKVMVETPSYLGALQSFSLYQPRYESVASDEGGLIPEALTPATARGARFLYALPNFQNPTGRTLTRHRREALVQQAARLNLPVVEDDPYGELRYAGEHQPSLLSLGGEAGAHVIRMGSFSKVLAPGLRLGYIAASRALIDKMVQAKQATDLHTSTLTQMAVYEIVKDGFLAKHLPTVRELYRQQCGYMLDALQQEFPAAATWTRPEGGMFIWVTLPEGIDTAQLLQQAIAEKVAFVPGQPFYANTPSPRNTLRLSFVTVPEEKIRSGMATLGRLIKAQLG
- the ubiA gene encoding 4-hydroxybenzoate octaprenyltransferase, whose product is MSTQQARRGPDGAIDLNDIEFDDWVARWLPRSWGPYARLCRLDRPIGTWLTLLPALAALAQAAGGWPEPWRVVVFSLGALLMRGIGCTINDIFDRDIDKHVERTRYRPLTSGQLTLRQALWFLFAQLAVCASLLLAINPMSRWLAVALLPIVVIYPLCKRITYWPQAVLGVCFNWGMLMAWSDTRNEVPLGAIAVYIGTILWQIGYDTIYAYIDVRDDRRLGLHSTALRFGAAGKAWIGGFYAATLALWAWGGYAIGMGWPYAVGMVLIGIHLAWQLRRLDLDRPELGLGLFRANLWVGVMLVAASVFGGLAG
- a CDS encoding DUF1254 domain-containing protein; the protein is MSLRKFFQRLLQAGVGRIAGAAIPGCMGQLALGAALGLVTGLEITPAMAAPPMDANQAREIAADAYVYAYPMVLMDVARRVQTNVQAPDTSLGAGAPVNRFAHMSRAAEPLLHGLPYPDLDTLWSQLWFDVSREPLLIDVPDARGRYYAITLTDMWADAFAAPGSRTVQDGARVYAIVAPDWHGKLPKPAEIIRAPTAAGLLRVRIAYGGVRDLGGAQGFQMALDATPLSRWGKKTVPPDGQFDVALSRRAPVDQVAEMKPQAYFAAFAELVSRYPPHAGDGPMLQRMARLGLVPGQRFDWASLPANLQAAVEAGVQRGQASVRSPVQPRPRGGDAWRMPDRRLGSYGTDYALRARAARAQGAVALPEDEIVLRAHADSDGRPLDGSFRYEVRFDRGQLPPADVLWSMTLYNDRRELYDNQVNVYAMGTRHPLTPGQGGVLTAYVQYAQPTGEQVRNWLPAPQSGRFTLVMRLYQPGQDAIEGLWQPPTIRRIQ
- the panB gene encoding 3-methyl-2-oxobutanoate hydroxymethyltransferase, with amino-acid sequence MYPTVTDGEQAPRKPITLATLSAMHQRGEKIAMLTCYDASFAALLDRSGVDILLIGDSLGNVVQGQSSTLPVTLEQMIYHTECVVRGNKTAWVLADMPWGSYHESAAQAYASAARLMAAGAQMVKVEGMDGRTPWMSDIVACLTERGIPVCAHMGLTPQFVHALGGYRVQGKDEAGAAYLKQQARVMRDAGASMLLYEMVPAALAAEITADVNIPTIGIGAGPGCTGQVLVLHDMLNVFPGRKARFVRNFMEGAGSIQEAVQAYVRAVKDGSFPAQEHSY
- a CDS encoding SDR family NAD(P)-dependent oxidoreductase, with the protein product MSDTTFDFQGKVAVVTGGSQGIGEACVRRLARAGAAVAIWDVADAPGQALAETLSRDGARVGYVRCDVASKASVDAAVAATRAAYGRIDQLVSNAGIVRPCSFLDITEDDWDAVLDVNLKGAFLVGQAVARLMVEQGGGAIVHMSSVNAVMAIPTIASYNASKGGLAQLTRVMALALVDHGIRVNAVGPGTIATELASKAVLADEATRARLMSRTPMRRLGEPAEVADAVAYLLSNASSYITGETLYIDGGRLALNYTV